The following proteins come from a genomic window of Drosophila sulfurigaster albostrigata strain 15112-1811.04 chromosome X, ASM2355843v2, whole genome shotgun sequence:
- the LOC133847127 gene encoding C-mannosyltransferase dpy-19 homolog, translating into MREPNLYVILSHALIGSGFFFLYMHHVRVIFETRTNMRHLSQLERESMLRREDALYYTFYKKLADGPDFWHGYEQLKNVTDIEYPHSVNVLQRFNVLPEIVTAYFFHVVRAGFNPGVQPMQFYFEFVWLMGGITLLVLYLYGTLLSENVFGGIYGVLSYLMFHSFAAKIYERPLARENFAFPFIFLQMFYLCICIGRVLHRQKHSSRIVMVLVMSLFTACALVSWQFSSFIFATQILIVMTTWNFSSMPSSQANAFALDYSLSHLLGNCLAFIVSRGNSQLLFTWQMSGSLGLFLITVVRKVRKQRAANDHQQQQSDYLSLKIILLALLFACSMQAKLMYLLNKSGILDWPDNLEMHYSDLWAHWMFQAKVNFVTNLSACNPLYARIAWSELWQLVKTLIVKPYCMYGVVMLAMFFRKWRKSNVPTSASQEQRERARNYVLEDFLEEHHVSMSDMSNKQTEQQLQKCFAMLESCDHDYERYKREKSQMQEEQQPERDDFMQDIKRLKAQIHRNFDKQRKEREQASELNQKDTLETEQKSADDDTPTTTKAEQASEAEPEPETMPSKATSKDTSNGKRRPARRDSYVPTANAQILNFHYLYSFIQMIVFTLIGLTVRKLFFLSFTQGCVIAPTICSKVWYHRQRNIFWSVSLAVILLSMFDPGMMNIREEYFPTRYTSSSDDLEGMLEWIKLNTERDAVFAGPVEIIGTVHLTTKRPIVNHAHLEMRQMAERTEHVYSVYSRQQSSDIYNQCAQLKIQYLIISLDECTNEVRDDCDILSMWDDKQPAFRKYPQFCHELLNKNVPSFLKVYSNENYGIIKMFSQSVQINLKHNKMPEMSM; encoded by the exons ATGCGAGAGCCCAATTTATACGTCATCTTATCGCACGCGCTAATTG GCTCgggtttcttttttctgtacATGCACCATGTGCGCGTCATCTTTGAGACACGCACCAATATGCGGCACCTCAGTCAGTTGGAGCGCGAGTCAATGCTGCGCCGCGAAGATGCCCTCTATTACACATTCTACAAAAAGCTAGCCGATGGTCCCGACTTTTGGCATGGCTATgagcaattaaaaaatgtcACCGATATAGAATACCCGCACAGTGTCAACGTGCTGCAGCGCTTTAATGTGCTGCCCGAGATCGTAACGGC CTATTTCTTTCATGTGGTGCGAGCTGGCTTCAATCCAGGCGTGCAGCCCATGCAATTCTACTTTGAGTTTGTCTGGCTAATGGGCGGCATCACGTTGCTGGTGCTTTATCTCTATGGCACACTGCTGAGCGAGAACGTCTTTGGCGGCATTTACGGTGTGCTTTCCTATTTGATGTTCCACAGCTTTGCGGCGAAGATCTATGAACGGCCGCTGGCACGGGAGAACTTTGCGTTCCCCTTCATATTCCTACAAATGTTCTAtctttgcatttgcatagGTCGTGTGCTGCATCGACAGAAGCACAGCTCACGCATTGTCATG GTGCTGGTGATGTCCTTGTTCACGGCCTGTGCCCTCGTCTCATGGCAATTCTCCAGCTTCATCTTTGCCACACAAATCCTCATTGTGATGACTACATGGAACTTTAGCTCAATGCCCTCGAGTCAGGCGAATGCATTCGCTTTGGACTATTCGCTGTCGCATTTGTTGGGCAATTGCCTCGCATTTATCGTCTCACGTGGCAACAGCCAGCTGCTCTTCACCTGGCAAATGAGCGGGTCCCTGGGTCTGTTTCTCATCACAGTTGTGCGGAAGGTGCGCAAGCAGCGTGCTGCCAAcgatcatcagcaacagcaaagcgaTTACCTCTCACTGAAGATCATATTGTTGGCCTTGCTATTTGCCTGCAGCATGCAGGCTAAACTGATGTATCTGCTGAACAAATCGGGTATACTCGATTGGCCGGACAACTTGGAGATGCACTACAGCGATCTGTGGGCCCATTGGATGTTCCAGGCCAAGGTGAATTTTGTCACCAATCTGTCGGCCTGCAATCCGCTTTATGCCCGCATCGCTTGGTCGGAGCTGTGGCAGCTGGTGAAGACACTGATTGTGAAGCCATATTGTATGTACGGTGTCGTCATGCTGGCCATGTTCTTTCGCAAGTGGCGTAAAAGCAATGTGCCCACATCGGCCAGCCAGGAGCAACGTGAACGTGCTCGCAACTATGTGCTGGAGGATTTCCTCGAAGAACATCATGTGTCCATGAGCGATATGTCGAACAAACAAACCGAACAACAGCTGCAGAAGTGCTTTGCCATGCTCGAGAGCTGTGATCACGACTATGAGCGTTACAAGCGTGAGAAATCCCAGATGCAAGAGGAACAGCAGCCGGAGCGTGATGATTTCATGCAGGACATCAAACGCTTGAAGGCGCAGATACATCGCAACTTTGACAAACAGCGCAAGGAGCGCGAACAAGCGAGTGAGCTCAATCAAAAAGACACGCTTGAAACGGAGCAGAAGAGCGCAGATGATGAtacaccgacaacaacaaaagctgagCAAGCAAGTGAAGCTGAACCAGAACCGGAAACAATGCCTTCCAAAGCAACGAGCAAAGATACCAGCAATGGCAAACGTCGTCCAGCAAGACGCGATTCCTATGTGCCCACAGCGAATGCTCAAATActcaattttcattatttgtacAGCTTCATACAGATGATAGTGTTTACCCTGATTGGACTCACGGTCCGCAAATTGTTCTTCCTTAGCTTTACGCAAGGATGCGTAATAGCCCCGACGATATGCTCGAAGGTGTGGTACCATCGCCAGCGCAATATCTTTTGGTCCGTCTCTCTGGCCGTCATTCTGCTCAGCATGTTTGATCCCGGCATGATG AATATACGTGAAGAGTACTTTCCCACACGATATACGAGTTCCTCAGATGATCTAGAGGGCATGCTTGAGTGGATCAAATTGAACACGGAACGCGATGCTGTATTTGCCGGTCCAGTTGAGATTATCGGCACCGTGCACCTGACCACCAAGCGACCCATTGTTAACCACGCGCATCTCGAGATGCGTCAAATGGC TGAGCGCACAGAGCACGTATATTCGGTGTACAGTCGACAGCAGTCGTCGGATATTTATAATCAGTGTGCGCAATTGAAAATCCAATACTTGATCATATCGCTAGATGAGTGCACCAATGAAGTGCG AGACGACTGTGACATCTTATCGATGTGGGATGATAAACAGCCAGCGTTTCGCAAGTATCCGCAATTCTGTCACGAACTATTGAATAAGAATGTGCCAAGCTTTTTGAAGGTCTACTCAAATGAGAACTATGGCATTATCAAGATGTTCTCTCAAAGTGTGCAGATCAATTTGAAGCACAACAAAATGCCCGAAATGTCCATGTGA
- the LOC133847128 gene encoding serine/threonine-protein kinase fused gives MDRYAVSSLVGQGSFGCVYKAQRRCDDKVVAIKVISKRGRSNRELKNLRRECDIQARLKHPHVIEMVESFESRSDLFVVTEFAVMDLHRYLSYNGAMPEEHARRVVCHLVSALYYLHSNRILHRDLKPQNVLLDKNMHAKLCDFGLARNMTMGTHVLTSIKGTPLYMAPELLAEQPYDHQADLWSLGCIAYESMASQPPFSATSILHLVKLIKHEEVKYPSHLSSDCQSFLQGLLEKDPTMRTSWTQLLCHPFVEGKLYIPEVQAAQYSPFINPQLAKDTKRSQSSRRGADLGNMLASLHLSDAANENLTSSRDSINAIAPSDVEQLETDMEDNVHRVVVPFANVSYRQMPSMCNMPSMPNLHNMPNMPNIPNMHNINPAAAVVAAAAGGCGGGYVPVINSQTCFVSGNSNMILNHMNDNFPIEAPIANSATSMNSKMKLAPNIKQSRSKDLEKRKLSQNLDNFSLRLGQSIDLEAQRRTTEMLTHQSQLQQQLQEKRSQQLKQSQHSNNEEKLSSENSPPCLLPGWDSCDESQSPPIENDEWLAFLHRSTQELLDGEFDSLKQHNLVSIIVAPLRNSKAIPKVLKTVAQLLSLPFVLDEQHLALDAIKSVYIDVKLVPNLMYACKLLLSQRQLTDSAASLPGATGVSLSRTLRSVSDLSAEEMSTACSLYELVCHLVHHQQQFLNQFCDAVAILAVNDMFINFLTHDFKDNNAVRLASCMLALFNCVLRELPENAELVEKIVFNPRLRLGILLQSRHQLLRQRACQMLLLLARFSLRGVQCIWNEELKSALQALADQHACQVTRLEAAQTLDELSQFSFFNVQAIA, from the exons atggACCGATATGCGGTGAGTTCCTTGGTGGGCCAAGGCTCATTTGGCTGTGTATATAAAGCGCAGCGGCGTTGCGACGACAAAGTGGTGGCTATCAAAGTCATATCGAAG CGCGGGCGTTCCAATCGTGAACTTAAGAATCTGCGCAGAGAATGTGATATTCAGGCCCGACTCAAGCATCCACATGTTATCGAAATGGTCGAATCCTTCGAGTCCAGATCCGATCTTTTTGTGGTCACCGAGTTCGCTGTGATGGATCTGCATCGATATCTATCCTATAACGGCGCTATGCCCGAGGAGCATGCTCGACGTGTTGTCTGCCACTTAGTGTCGGCGCTGTACTATCTGCACTCCAATCGCATACTCCATCGCGATCTGAAGCCACAGAATGTGCTGCTTGATAAGAATATGCACGCCAAGCTCTGTGACTTTGGATTGGCGCGCAATATGACCATGGGCACCCATGTGTTGACTTCCATTAAAGGCACACCACTCTACATGGCACCAGAGCTGCTGGCCGAGCAGCCGTACGATCATCAGGCTGACTTGTGGTCCTTGGGATGCATTGCATACGAGAGCATGGCATCGCAGCCACCGTTTTCAGCGACTTCCATACTGCATTTGGTGAAGCTAATCAAGCATGAGGAGGTTAAGTATCCCAGCCATCTGAGCAGCGATTGCCAGTCGTTTTTGCAGGGTCTGCTCGAAAAGGATCCCACCATGCGCACCTCGTGGACGCAGCTGCTGTGCCATCCCTTTGTGGAGGGCAAACTTTACATACCCGAAGTGCAGGCAGCACAATATTCACCCTTCATCAATCCCCAGCTGGCCAAGGACACTAAGAGATCGCAATCGAG TCGAAGAGGCGCTGACCTGGGCAATATGTTGGCTTCGCTGCATTTGAGCGATGCGGCCAATGAAAATCTAACATCATCTCGGGACAGCATCAATGCGATTGCGCCAAGTGATGTGGAGCAACTGGAGACGGATATGGAGGACAATGTGCATCGCGTGGTGGTGCCATTCGCCAATGTTTCCTACAGACAAATGCCCAGCATGTGCAACATGCCCAGCATGCCCAATTTACACAACATGCCCAACATGCCCAACATTCCCAATATGCACAATATAAATCCAGCGGCAGcggttgttgctgccgctgctggcgGATGCGGTGGTGGCTACGTGCCGGTAATCAATTCACAGACCTGCTTTGTCAGCGGCAACTCAAACATGATACTTAACCACATGAACGACAATTTTCCAATCGAAGCGCCAATCGCAAATTCTGCCACAAGCATGAATTCAAAGATGAAACTGGCACCCAACATTAAACAGTCGCGTAGCAAAGATCTGGAGAAACGTAAACTCAGCCAAAATTTGGACAACTTTTCGTTGCGACTCGGCCAGAGCATCGATCTTGAGGCACAGCGTCGCACTACCGAAATGCTGACACACCAATCGCAgttacagcagcagctacaagaGAAGCGTtcgcagcagctgaagcaatCGCAACATTCCAACAACGAGGAGAAACTCAGCAGCGA AAATTCGCCGCCATGTTTGCTGCCTGGCTGGGATAGTTGTGATGAATCACAGAGTCCACCCATCGAGAACGATGAGTGGCTGGCGTTCTTACATCGATCCACACAGGAACTGCTCGATGGTGAATTTGATTCACTCAAACAGCACAATTTAGTCAGTATTATTGTGGCACCGTTGCGTAACTCAAAGGCCATACCCAAGGTGCTGAAGACCGTTGCtcagctgctgtcgctgcccTTTGTGCTGGACGAACAGCATTTGGCTTTGGATGCGATCAAAAGCGTTTACATCGATGTCAAGCTGGTGCCGAATCTTATGTATGCCTGCAAACTTTTGTTGTCGCAGCGTCAACTCACAGATTCTGCGGCATCGCTGCCTGGAGCAACGGGCGTTTCATTGAGTCGCACGCTGCGCAGCGTTTCCGACTTGAGTGCCGAGGAGATGAGCACCGCATGCAGTTTGTATGAGCTTGTTTGCCATTTGGtccatcatcagcagcagtttcTCAATCAATTCTGCGATGCTGTGGCCATACTCGCCGTCAACGATATGTTTATCAATTTCCTAACACACG ATTTCAAAGACAACAATGCCGTGCGTCTGGCTAGCTGCATGTTGGCATTGTTTAACTGCGTCTTGCGCGAGCTGCCCGAGAATGCCGAGCTCGTCGAGAAGATCGTGTTTAATCCGCGTCTGCGTTTGGGAATTCTGCTGCAGAGTCGCCACCAGTTGTTGCGCCAACGCGCCTGTCAAATGCTATTACTATTGGCGCGCTTCAGTCTGCGTGGCGTGCAGTGCATTTGGAACGAAGAGCTGAAGAGCGCTCTTCAGGCCTTGGCCGATCAGCATGCATGTCAAGTGACGCGTCTCGAAGCTGCACAGACTTTGGATGAGCTCAGTCAGTTCAGCTTCTTTAATGTCCAGGCAATAGCTtaa
- the LOC133847130 gene encoding zinc metalloproteinase nas-7 encodes MPRSVLNIQHWPTARLSSTLTLLSLLLLLLLMNMDTKLTTAATATGTATAKRRFQPAVPPAPRWGANMQMLRRHNSAAFDYWTEDSDSNIWEHCGLFEGDIMLHREFLRNGLLNERQTWPDAAVPFYIDPQDFTTNQTMVILKGLKEYHERTCIRFRPYEHGDKHWLLIKGNYSGCWSSVGRRQGGQILNLNTPKCVTHGVVVHELLHALGFYHQQSATERDEYVKINWENILDGHAHNFNKYARTHITNFGVEYDYQSVMHYSSRAFSKNGNPTIEPLDPYASLGQRRGLSDKDVSKLNEMYEQDCNGSYLLGFDTFGNYLNDLIDYFQGNLQDLFG; translated from the exons ATGCCGAGAAGCGTGCTTAACATACAACACTGGCCAACAGCACGGCTGAGCAGCACACTCAccctgctgtcgctgttgcttctgctgctgctcatgaACATGGACACGAAACTGACGAcggcggcgacggcgacggggACGGCGACAGCCAAGAGACGCTTTCAACCGGCAGTTCCGCCCGCGCCTCGCTGGGGAGCCAACATGCAAATGCTGCGACGTCACAACA GCGCCGCCTTTGACTACTGGACGGAGGACAGTGACAGCAACATTTGGGAGCACTGCGGCCTCTTCGAGGGTGACATTATGCTGCACCGTGAATTCCTGCGCAACGGGCTGCTCAACGAACGACAGACGTGGCCCGATGCCGCCGTGCCGTTCTACATTGATCCTCAGGATTTCA CGACCAACCAGACAATGGTCATACTCAAGGGACTGAAGGAGTACCACGAACGCACCTGCATCCGCTTTCGACCCTACGAGCATGGCGACAAACATTGGCTGCTGATCAAGGGCAACTACTCCGGCTGCTGGTCGAGCGTCGGTCGGCGTCAAGGCGGACAGATACTCAATCTCAATACGCCCAAATGTGTGACGCATGGCGTTGTCGTCCATGAGCTGTTGCACGCTTTGGGCTTCTATCATCAGCAGAGCGCCACGGAGCGCGACGAGTACGTGAAGATCAACTGGGAGAACATCTTGGATGGCCATGCGCACAACTTTAACAAATACGCGCGCACACACATCACCAACTTTGGCGTGGAGTACGACTATCAGAGCGTCATGCACTACAGCTCGCGGGCATTCAGCAAGAATGGCAATCCCACCATCGAGCCACTG GATCCGTACGCATCGTTGGGCCAGCGACGTGGCCTCTCCGACAAAGACGTCTCCAAGTTGAACGAGATGTATGAGCAGGACTGCAACGGAAGTTACCTCTTGGGTTTCGACACCTTTGGCAACTACCTGAACGACCTGATCGATTACTTTCAAGGCAATCTACAGGATCTGTTCGGCTAG